From the genome of Lotus japonicus ecotype B-129 chromosome 6, LjGifu_v1.2, one region includes:
- the LOC130725701 gene encoding putative F-box/LRR-repeat protein At5g41840: MVDMISTLPDEVLCHILSFLPTQISASTSILSKRWTPLWLSVPTLYFDDKTYLLKYKPYHCFRNFINLTFLTRNLHLPITTFHLQCEDSNFDVSDHDLKIWLNAAMQRGGLENLHIQLPDTVAILRLKSCIFTCKTLVVLKFFGLEVDEFSFVDLPSLKTLQLNDIAFPEPQYLVKLLSGCPNLED; the protein is encoded by the coding sequence ATGGTTGACATGATTAGCACGTTACCAGATGAAGTTCTATGTCacattctctcttttcttccaaCTCAAATCTCTGCATCCACAAGCATTCTTTCAAAGCGGTGGACACCACTGTGGCTCTCAGTTCCTACCCTCTACTTCGACGACAAAACCTACCTCCTCAAATACAAACCCTATCACTGCTTTCGCAATTTCATAAATTTAACCTTTCTCACCAGAAATCTGCACCTACCCATTACAACGTTTCATCTCCAATGTGAGGATTCCAACTTCGACGTCTCTGATCACGATCTCAAGATATGGCTCAACGCTGCCATGCAACGTGGTGGACTTGAGAATCTCCATATCCAGCTACCCGATACAGTTGCTATACTGAGGTTGAAGAGCTGCATTTTCACCTGCAAAACCCTTGTTGTTCTCAAGTTTTTTGGTTTGGAGGTTGATGAGTTTTCTTTTGTTGACCTTCCTTCTCTCAAAACATTGCAGTTGAATGATATTGCTTTTCCAGAACCACAATATCTCGTGAAACTTCTTAGTGGGTGTCCAAATCTTGAGGAT
- the LOC130723722 gene encoding uncharacterized protein LOC130723722: protein MSQLGLILQEPQREQRTILGLLREQMDGVDGGARRRRSFKERLGFIGLGCCGANWGLRSTSVTVRPEEQPQRSPEPLPGHDCVGPSSSGMNLAAALAAERQLRGPQGERERVMGGGRAPGTPWRVSLMRLLEETEVGDSAAVTTEKRGGEEGNDSVCCVCMGRNKGAAFIPCGHTFCRVCSRELWLNRGSCPLCNRSIIEILDIF from the coding sequence ATGAGTCAACTCGGTCTCATATTGCAGGAACCGCAGAGGGAGCAGAGAACCATTCTGGGCTTGCTAAGGGAGCAAATGGACGGCGTAGATGGAGGCGCTCGGAGAAGGCGGAGCTTCAAGGAACGGTTAGGATTCATCGGCTTGGGTTGCTGTGGGGCCAATTGGGGATTGCGTTCAACCTCGGTAACCGTCAGGCCTGAAGAACAACCGCAACGCTCTCCGGAACCGTTGCCGGGGCACGACTGCGTGGGTCCGAGCTCGTCAGGAATGAATCTGGCGGCGGCGTTGGCGGCGGAACGACAGCTCCGGGGGCCACAGGGAGAACGGGAACGGGTTATGGGCGGGGGTAGGGCGCCGGGGACACCATGGAGGGTGTCGTTGATGAGGCTGCTGGAGGAGACGGAGGTTGGGGACTCGGCGGCTGTGACGACGGAGaaaagaggaggagaagaggggAATGATTCGGTGTGTTGCGTGTGCATGGGAAGGAATAAAGGTGCGGCGTTCATACCATGCGGGCACACTTTTTGCAGGGTGTGTTCCCGGGAGCTGTGGCTGAATCGAGGGTCTTGCCCACTTTGCAATCGTAGCATCATCGAGATTCTTGACATTTTctag
- the LOC130722303 gene encoding putative FBD-associated F-box protein At5g56440 gives MQVWDIYHHSHVDSNASNKNVKSLSKLVRADISAIGLDIPLKAICNVEFLCIDKYLNDIPVFLNLTHLELVWWRGMNWHLALAMLKQCSMLQSFFLDMITSTADLIWISPCFVPECLSSQLRKCCITYYEGKESELQFVKYILENSRVLRTMAICTLSSLPLKVDKLKLLKELSLCPRSSPICELSFK, from the coding sequence ATGCAAGTGTGGGATATATACCATCATAGCCATGTTGATTCTAATGCAAGTAATAAAAACGTTAAAAGCTTATCTAAGTTGGTCAGGGCAGATATATCTGCCATTGGCTTAGATATTCCTCTGAAAGCTATTTGTAATGTAGAATTTCTTTGCATTGACAAGTACCTGAATGACATTCCAGTTTTTCTCAATTTAACTCATTTGGAGCTTGTTTGGTGGCGTGGTATGAACTGGCATTTGGCACTTGCAATGCTCAAGCAGTGCTCTATGCTTCAAAGTTTTTTCCTTGATATGATCACAAGTACTGCTGATTTGATTTGGATTTCTCCCTGTTTTGTTCCTGAATGTCTTTCCTCACAGCTTAGGAAATGTTGTATTACATATTACGAAGGCAAGGAAAGTGAGCTGCAATttgtaaaatatattttggAGAATTCAAGAGTTTTACGGACGATGGCAATATGCACTCTGTCTTCCTTACCATTAAAAGTTGACAAGCTTAAACTGCTGAAAGAATTGTCCTTATGTCCAAGGAGTTCTCCGATTTGTGAACTTTCatttaaatga